A window of the Theileria parva strain Muguga chromosome 2, complete sequence, whole genome shotgun sequence genome harbors these coding sequences:
- a CDS encoding DNA replication factor CDT1 like family protein, with amino-acid sequence MECFLPSTAFVTRKRADLTDSCDSTKCVEGSDMNSGSSNICDVYTPIGNSGCTDKSHDYLDLPGAVVDNECVKKEFSYCNEVKTGVLDTDFQDVCESPRMTSVDRLNRLKNELSSTNTTTKIPQFGYEPVDEPIDEPFVPVSTDPLESTHSNSGSTSPSTTTPVKSVRSSNRRLDVLNSIIRTRLDEPHVNISDDETKNPILANSVRRTKGLSSNTADVRRSLQVLGSSRCWTDRFENQDPDDDDSVSATQSPVRSLNSLMNSQADVSDSSYRRPVWESTPNFTPIRSISSINRFQTDNSSKGDSLDMFASTSIAQMSRMQFNPMSNVTLTREEMCRANLSGELLVLHKHFQNICTVINRSMKRDDKPYFRVLRTLVQRLSRKSFTMDHLRKVLWLAPNLISVKWVLISESFRKKYPTEYKESTDKVYDITIKILRPDLSSCYNNQDYETACFLFKTILCCWSLKCDSENLVDFDVPMAELPEKTVRSNLSTPIRDTTPRFDTPMRSVTPRVYDTPMRSITARINDTPMRSITARVNDTPMRSVTPMRGYTPIRDTTPVRSVLRSDFPICVDNTPCKTYKLNDDDTYETSSKRMRTDSISPMSVDLLDTPGMNRIRENIKKLAETNQPPDPQNDLKFWIDMRWFTKILLEIIVSDTSPIMKLEFLVDFIVKYGSRKVTQDQVTRWVDTLSEIDPLILHKGISKFEDYTTVITINKSASFDNALDYINNKIKTLKSF; translated from the exons ATGGAGTGCTTTTTGCCTTCCACTGCTTTTGTTACTAGGAAACGTGCAGATCTTACAGATAGTTGTGATTCTACAAAATGCGTAGAAGGATCTGATATGAATTCTGGCTCCTCAAACATATGTGATGTTTACACCCCTATTGGTAACTCAGGTTGTACTGATAAGTCTCATGACTACTTAGATTTACCTGGTGCTGTTGTTGATaatgaatgtgtaaaaaaggAATTTTCATACTGCAATGAAGTTAAAACTGGTGTGCTTGATACTGACTTCCAAGATGTTTGTGAATCTCCACGTATGACATCGGTTGATCGTTTGAAcagattaaaaaatgaactTAGTTCCACAAATACTACAACAAAAATTCCACAATTTGGCTATGAACCAGTTGACGAACCAATTGACGAACCATTTGTTCCCGTTTCAACGGATCCACTTGAATCTACTCATTCCAATTCAGGTTCTACATCACCATCAACTACTACTCCTGTTAAATCTGTACGTTCATCTAACAGGAGACTGGATGTGTTGAACAGTATCATCAGGACTAGACTGGATGAACCACATGTCAACATCAGTGATGATGAAACTAAGAATCCTATCCTGGCTAACTCTGTGAGACGTACCAAGGGTCTTTCCTCTAACACTGCTGATGTTCGAAGATCTTTACAGGTTCTGGGCAGTTCTCGGTGTTGGACTGACCGTTTCGAGAACCAGGATCCTGATGATGATGACTCCGTATCTGCTACTCAGAGTCCTGTTAGAAGTTTGAATAGTTTAATGAATTCACAGGCCGATGTTTCCGATTCATCTTATCGACGACCTGTATGGGAATCTACACCTAATTTCACTCCAATCAGATCCATAAGTAGTATCAACAGATTTCAAACTGACAACAGCTCTAAAGGTGATAGTTTGGATATGTTTGCTAGTACCAGTATTGCTCAGATGTCTCGGATGCAATTCAATCCTATGTCAAATGTAACCCTAACTAGGGAAGAGATGTGCAGAGCCAACTTATCAGGGGAGTTATTAGTTCTTCACAAACATTTCCAAAATATCTGTACTGTGATTAACCGTTCCATGAAGAGGGATGATAAACCCTATTTCCGTGTTTTAAGAACTCTAGTTCAACGTCTATCACGCAAGTCATTTACCATGGATCATTTAAGGAAGGTACTTTGGCTGGCTCCCAACTTGATCAGTGTAAAGTGGGTCCTTATAAGTGAATCATTCAGAAAGAAATATCCTACTGAGTACAAAGAGTCTACTGACAAGGTCTACGATATTACTATTAAGATCCTTCGACCTGATCTTTCTAGCTGTTACAATAACCAGGACTATGAGACAGCTTGTTTTCTCTTCAAGACTATTTTATGCTGTTGGTCACTGAAATGTGATTCTGAGAACTTGGTTGATTTCGATGTCCCCATGGCTGAACTCCCAGAGAAGACCGTTAGGTCCAATTTATCTACCCCAATCAGGGATACTACTCCCAGATTTGACACACCCATGAGAAGTGTCACACCTAGAGTATATGATACACCCATGCGATCTATCACAGCTAGAATTAATGATACACCAATGAGATCTATCACAGCTAGAGTTAATGATACACCAATGAGATCTGTTACACCCATGAGAGGCTATACTCCTATCAGGGACACTACTCCAGTTCGAAGTGTGCTAAGGTCTGATTTCCCTATCTGCGTCGATAACACACCTTGCAAGACTTATAAGTTGAATGACGATGACACATATGAAACATCTTCCAAGAGGATGAGAACAGATAGTATTTCTCCAATGTCTGTTGACCTGCTTGACACACCTGGTATGAATAGGATTCGTGAGAACATTAAGAAGTTAGCAGAGACTAATCAACCACCTGATCCTCAGAATGATTTGAAATTCTGGATTGACATGAGGTGGTTTACCAAAATCCTTCTAGAAATTATCGTTAGTGATACTTCACCAATCATGAAACTCGAATTTCTAGTTGATTTCATAGTCAAGTATGGCTCAAGGAAAGTAACTCAAG ATCAAGTTACAAGATGGGTTGACACATTGTCTGAGATTGAccctttaattttac